The sequence TAACTATATTCTCGTTTTTTGCTGAATGGTGTCCCAACTGCCATTATGAGGCTCGACAGATTAATAAATTATTCTCGAATTATAAGGCCTCCGAAATGAAAATGGTTTTGGTAATGGATTATTCTCCCCCCAAAAAAGCATTAGCCTTCGTGGATAAATACGGATTAAAAATGCCACTACTTTTTGGAGAATTGGCTGATAAGAATGAAGAGAAAAGAAATAAAACCCAATTTTATAAATTTAAAAAGGCATGTGGGGATAACCGTAAGTGGGGTACGCCATTCCATGTCATTCTTGATAAAGAGAATCCGAGAAAAATTGGAATTGTAACAGGAGAATTAATTGAGGATGAAATTAAAGCATTCATTCTCACCACTCTAAAGGTTTAAACAATCCTTAGAGAATAATTTAAATTACACCTGCCCGAATGAGGGCAGATTTCCATTGCTTAATTTTTTTCTTTTTTATACTTGAATCCATTTTCGGCTCATATCCGTCATCAGATTCAATTTTAATTTTGGGCCAAGAGCCAGTTTCGGATTTTATTACTAAGGAATGAACCCCGAGCGCTGTTCTATCTTTCATTAAACTGTGGGTCACTGTCAGACCCGTCAAATCAGAAATGAATTGCAATAGGGGTGGCCGTCCACCACCACCACTGGCCATTACCTTTTTGGGTAAAACATCTAAATTGATTTTAGCCAACGTCCAGATATCATTCACAAGGAATCCAACTGATTCCATCCCTGCCCTGATGATCTCATTGGGGAGGTTATTGCCATATCCATCGGATACCGGCGTAATATGATCTGCCCAATAGGGTGCTGCAATCCCTGTTACTGCTGGAATAAAAACGCCATTTGTTTTTGTCTCAACACACCTGTCATGCCAAAGCATCTCCTTGTGGGGTATTCCCAATTCCTGTTCTAATCTATAAAACAAAGAATTACAGGCATTAATTGTGCCTTCGAGTAAATAATGCCTTTGTGATTTATCGGAATACAAAACGCTGCTGATTAATCCATCTACATGGCTAGTATTTTGTCCTGCATTAATTTGAACCGATCCAGATGTTCCAAAATTCATCGCCACCGTCCCGGGGATATAACCGCCCTGCCCAATTAGGGCTGCTTGTTGATCGCCAATAACGACTTGCAATGGAATTCTTAAGCCATCAATTTTTAAAAATCCAAAATTGTGGAGGGATGGCACTAACTGGGGGAGGCAATGCTCTGGAACGCCAAATAAGGTCAATAATTTTTGATCCCATTGGCAAGTGTCCAAATCCATCATTATAAAACGGGAAGCAATAGTTTCATCAATAACACAATTTCCTGTTAAAAATTGGGTTAGGTAAGCGCTAATTGTACCAAATATTGCCGTGCCAGATTTTAATTTATTTTTTAAGCTTTTTGACTGATGAATGAGATGGGCAAACTTTGGTCCGCCAAAATGAGCATTGAGCGGAGCACCGGTTGTTTTAAAAATATTATCGGAATGGGTTTTTAAATTCTCAACAATATCAGTAGCACGTCCGTCTTGCCAACTTAATGTGGGTGTGAGGGGTTTTAATGATTTTCGATCCCAAAATAAAAAGGTCGATCGCTGGAATGCCATTCCAGCGGATGAGATAATTAATTCTTTTTGAAGGGAAAAACGAACGGCTTTCAGGATTAATTTTTTACAAGAGTTAGCAATCTCCTGCGCATCGGCTTCTGCAAGTCCCGATTTTGGATGTTTTAAAGTATGCTTATCACGGGATTTGAATATGACATGATTTAATGAATTAAATAAAAATACTTTTGTTGAGGAGGTCCCTTGGTCGAGGACCAAGGTGATATACTTTGAAGCTGGCTGAAAATCAGCCGGAGACATTCACGTCGTAAATTTCTTCAAATTCTTCAGTTTTTATCATACGAATCGCATCCCAAGTGAGTTTTGTACATA is a genomic window of Candidatus Neomarinimicrobiota bacterium containing:
- a CDS encoding TlpA family protein disulfide reductase, coding for MTIEQKPHEYSSIQWIDTEMDINSGAILSDLIGEDLMGNKIEMVKTYSGESKVTIFSFFAEWCPNCHYEARQINKLFSNYKASEMKMVLVMDYSPPKKALAFVDKYGLKMPLLFGELADKNEEKRNKTQFYKFKKACGDNRKWGTPFHVILDKENPRKIGIVTGELIEDEIKAFILTTLKV